A genomic segment from Corythoichthys intestinalis isolate RoL2023-P3 chromosome 2, ASM3026506v1, whole genome shotgun sequence encodes:
- the LOC130907033 gene encoding tumor necrosis factor receptor superfamily member 14-like isoform X1 has protein sequence MVLRNNQLTVFYILTILMCVFRANTLKCHQTQYQRDENQCCSKCPIGVAVHQRWRKSSAQNTQRGTHVRNDCTKLGSTSCRVCVKDTYMNIPTGLKHCFPCTNCNAGSGLQVKRECTTMSDAVCKPLEGFFCVDPVADSCLRARKHKRCQPGQYISQKGTPSNDTICFDCADETFSTGNFTVCQPHKKCESEYLLINPGTRSTDAECGRRRYVLFIVILFVLILCISVLVWRIKRSNRQEI, from the exons ATGGTGTTACGAAATAATCAACTCACTGTCTTTTATATCctg ACCATCCTGATGTGTGTCTTCAGAGCCAATACACTCAAATGTCATCAAACTCAGTATCAACGAGATGAGAACCAATGTTGTTCAAAGTGCCCAATTG gagtggccgtccaccaaagatggaggaagagttcagcacagaatactcaaagag GAACTCACGTTCGGAATGACTGTACGAAACTTGGCAGCACTTCGTGCCGGGTGTGTGTGAAGGATACCTACATGAATATCCCGACTGGACTAAAACATTGCTTTCCATGCACAAACTGCAACGCAG GATCTGGTCTACAAGTAAAGCGGGAGTGTACTACGATGTCAGATGCTGTGTGTAAACCACTTGAGGGATTCTTCTGTGTGGACCCGGTTGCCGATAGCTGTCTTCGCGCAAGGAAACATAAACGCTGTCAACCAGGACAATacatcagccaaaaag GAACCCCATCTAATGACACTATATGCTTCGACTGCGCAGATGAAACCTTTTCAACTGGGAACTTTACAGTTTGTCAGCCACACAAAAA ATGTGAGTCTGAATACTTACTGATAAATCCTGGAACTAGGTCAACTGATGCTGAATGTGGACGAAGACGTTATGTATTGTTTATTGTCATCCTATTTGTGTTGATTTTATGTATTTCAGTCTTAGTTTGGCGTATCAAACGAAGCAATCGGCAGGAAATTTGA
- the LOC130907033 gene encoding tumor necrosis factor receptor superfamily member 14-like isoform X3, with protein sequence MVLRNNQLTVFYILTILMCVFRANTLKCHQTQYQRDENQCCSKCPIGVAVHQRWRKSSAQNTQRGTHVRNDCTKLGSTSCRVCVKDTYMNIPTGLKHCFPCTNCNAGSGLQVKRECTTMSDAVCKPLEGFFCVDPVADSCLRARKHKRCQPGQYISQKVQFIIRTAEFWISLETIRQGVPKCLTPFRRPVILTIFVGMISNFHSLCQNV encoded by the exons ATGGTGTTACGAAATAATCAACTCACTGTCTTTTATATCctg ACCATCCTGATGTGTGTCTTCAGAGCCAATACACTCAAATGTCATCAAACTCAGTATCAACGAGATGAGAACCAATGTTGTTCAAAGTGCCCAATTG gagtggccgtccaccaaagatggaggaagagttcagcacagaatactcaaagag GAACTCACGTTCGGAATGACTGTACGAAACTTGGCAGCACTTCGTGCCGGGTGTGTGTGAAGGATACCTACATGAATATCCCGACTGGACTAAAACATTGCTTTCCATGCACAAACTGCAACGCAG GATCTGGTCTACAAGTAAAGCGGGAGTGTACTACGATGTCAGATGCTGTGTGTAAACCACTTGAGGGATTCTTCTGTGTGGACCCGGTTGCCGATAGCTGTCTTCGCGCAAGGAAACATAAACGCTGTCAACCAGGACAATacatcagccaaaaag TTCAATTCATAATTCGAACAGCAGAATTCTGGATCAGTTTGGAGACGATacgacagggtgttccaaaatgtttgaccccatttcgtaggccagtaattttgacaatttttgttggaatgatctcaaattttcacagcttgtgtcAAAATGTTTGA
- the LOC130907033 gene encoding tumor necrosis factor receptor superfamily member 14-like isoform X2, which produces MVLRNNQLTVFYILTILMCVFRANTLKCHQTQYQRDENQCCSKCPIGTHVRNDCTKLGSTSCRVCVKDTYMNIPTGLKHCFPCTNCNAGSGLQVKRECTTMSDAVCKPLEGFFCVDPVADSCLRARKHKRCQPGQYISQKGTPSNDTICFDCADETFSTGNFTVCQPHKKCESEYLLINPGTRSTDAECGRRRYVLFIVILFVLILCISVLVWRIKRSNRQEI; this is translated from the exons ATGGTGTTACGAAATAATCAACTCACTGTCTTTTATATCctg ACCATCCTGATGTGTGTCTTCAGAGCCAATACACTCAAATGTCATCAAACTCAGTATCAACGAGATGAGAACCAATGTTGTTCAAAGTGCCCAATTG GAACTCACGTTCGGAATGACTGTACGAAACTTGGCAGCACTTCGTGCCGGGTGTGTGTGAAGGATACCTACATGAATATCCCGACTGGACTAAAACATTGCTTTCCATGCACAAACTGCAACGCAG GATCTGGTCTACAAGTAAAGCGGGAGTGTACTACGATGTCAGATGCTGTGTGTAAACCACTTGAGGGATTCTTCTGTGTGGACCCGGTTGCCGATAGCTGTCTTCGCGCAAGGAAACATAAACGCTGTCAACCAGGACAATacatcagccaaaaag GAACCCCATCTAATGACACTATATGCTTCGACTGCGCAGATGAAACCTTTTCAACTGGGAACTTTACAGTTTGTCAGCCACACAAAAA ATGTGAGTCTGAATACTTACTGATAAATCCTGGAACTAGGTCAACTGATGCTGAATGTGGACGAAGACGTTATGTATTGTTTATTGTCATCCTATTTGTGTTGATTTTATGTATTTCAGTCTTAGTTTGGCGTATCAAACGAAGCAATCGGCAGGAAATTTGA